The Natrinema pellirubrum DSM 15624 region GCGGTTCCAGCCGATCTGGGTCGGCGATCTCGTCCCGATGCTGGCCGACGCGCTCGAGGACGAGGCCCACGCCGGCGAGACCTACGACCTCGCGGGGCCGGAGGTCCTGACCCTCGCGGACGTGACCAAGTTGGCCTATGCGGCCGAAGGCAAAGACATCACGATCGTCCCGATCCCGATGGGACTGGCCAAGGTCGGCCTCTCGGCGATCGGCCCGGTCCCGTTCCTGCCGTTCGGCCCGGATCAGGCACGCTCGTTGGCGTTCGACAACACCGTTACCGACAACGACGTGATCGCGTTCGATCGCGATCCGGCCGACCTGACGACGCTCGCCTCGTATCTCGGCCTCGCGGGACCCGGTCGCCGAGGGCGGCCGGCGGGAACTGCCTGATCGAGCGCCAGCCGGGAGGTCACCGTTCCGATCAACGGCGATCAGGCACGAAACGTAATATAAAAAACACTATTGGAGAGGGTAAAAAGATATTTACTACTCGCGATATTGGGCGCTTCATTGCCTCTACGCGGCGCTCTCGAGCAATACTCTATTAATCGAGAAATTCAGATTAGCACAAGACTTATATCCTCTATCCCACTGTTACCAATCCAACGGAGCCCCCTGATAAACAATGAAGCTGGCGATGATCGGATTCGGACAGGCCGGTGGCAAAATCGTCGATCGGTTCCTCGATTACGACGATCGGACGGGAAGCGGAATCGTCCGGGCAGCGATCGCTGTCAACTCCGCGAAAGCGGACCTCATGGGCCTGGAAAATATTCCACAGGAGAATCGCGTACTCATCGGCCAGGCCCGCGTGAAGGGCCACGGCGTGGGTGCTGACAACGAACTCGGCGCGGAAGTCGCCGAGGAAGACATCGACGAGGTGCAAAACGCGATCGACGCGATCCCGACCCACGAGGTCGACGCCTTCCTCATCGTCGCCGGGATGGGCGGTGGCACCGGGAGCGGTGGCGCGCCGGTCCTCGCGAAACACCTCCAGCGGATCTACACGATCCCGGTCTACGGCCTCGGCGTCCTGCCGGGCACCGACGAAGGCGGAATCTACACGCTCAACGCGGCACGATCCTTCCAGACGTTCGTTCGCGAGGTCGACAACCTGCTCGTCTTCGACAACGACTCCTGGCGACAGACCGGCGAGTCCGTCGAGGGCGGCTACGACCAGATCAACGAGGAGATCGTCCGCCGCTTTGGCATCCTCTTTGGCGCCGGCGAGGTCGGCGACGGACAGGAGGTCGCCGAGAGCGTCGTCGACTCCTCGGAGA contains the following coding sequences:
- a CDS encoding tubulin/FtsZ family protein codes for the protein MKLAMIGFGQAGGKIVDRFLDYDDRTGSGIVRAAIAVNSAKADLMGLENIPQENRVLIGQARVKGHGVGADNELGAEVAEEDIDEVQNAIDAIPTHEVDAFLIVAGMGGGTGSGGAPVLAKHLQRIYTIPVYGLGVLPGTDEGGIYTLNAARSFQTFVREVDNLLVFDNDSWRQTGESVEGGYDQINEEIVRRFGILFGAGEVGDGQEVAESVVDSSEIINTLSGGGVSTVGFASEEVEMNTGGGLLSRFTGEGGSEDDLDAANTTNRITSLVRKAALGRLTLPCEIEGTERALLVLSGPSEYLNRKGIERGRKWLEEETGSMEVRGGDFPREEPEVAAAILLSGVTNVPRIKRLQQVAIEAQDNIDDIQQESEENLEELVEDDEDELEPLF